The DNA segment ACACAACTCATTCGCAATTACgctgctgcaaggcatttacaccagaagtagcatgtttctgcaataacaattttgtgcttgcctggtacatcTCGGTCCCGCTAGATGGCATCACCTATCCATCCTctcgggcatagagtttcctataaatacactagagggaactctggcgctaggagctgcaacgcatggtacttcagccagcatgggaatgatgggtagtacacggatttgtctaaactttgttcttttggctccgtttggctccgcatgcctgcatccgctttgtcgcaaaacaaagttcagcaaaagtcagcagttccactttactACTTTACAACTTTTAGGCTCactaattcaaatctggtcacgaagttcacaacgatccattcttttttctgaaagaaaaccaaaacacaacaataaacaaagccacaagtgcgttcgaagcccgcaagcacgaagactagacaaatacgtgtactacccatcattcccatggtggctgaacggtcgcagcgccagagtcccctctagttaattttaggaaactctatgctctcgGGGGCTTCTCACATTTACGGCTTCGGTCGCTCTAGGTTCGGTAATCCGGATCAAACAACGCGGTCGTAATCCGcttctttcattttcttgtgctgccctctgccgttttggtaggggccgggacaaccggtattgccagaaggaACGCCTCTAGACGTTTCGCCACTTTCCCGCTAGGGGAAAGGCGCATGCACaggggcatcgtgaaaaaggcggattggcgCTCGCACGTctgcttattttgactcggcggctggagtatCTGAAAAgtggatatcgcgagtagccacgaacgaaggtgaatTCGCAAGCTATGACCACAAACGTAAAGCGTATCTGGcaagtagtttacgttccgtgaaaGCAAGGCTACGTTCCGCAAAGGCCCGCAccggcgcaacttgacgtggcagGACTCACCGAAACCATCGAAATCAAGGTGGTTGTTGATAATGACATCCAAGAGACTGTCGCCCACTTTGCCAACTGCGCCGACTTTCTCACCGCTTTCCCGGACGAAGGTTACGTCAAAGCTGTAATGCAGAGGAGAAAACATCCGATCATTCTTTCAGCTATCGCCCTTCGGCTTTATCAGGATGGGCAACAAGATAAATCGCCCGCTACGCTCACCAAACAGGGTGTCACACGGGCGGCACTTCCGATCGCGACCGAATTCCTCGGTCGCGATTGGCTTATCTGCGCGAAGGAGCCAATCGCCGTCAAGAAATCCGGATCAACTGCGACCGAAAGACACCCGCTTCAAGCAAACGAACAAGTAGAAGCTTACGTTTCTTTTCTCCTGACGGGAAACGTGGTAGCAATGTGCCGGTTTGATGCGAGCGCTATTGCACCGTGCAGACTCGTTAGGCAATTTCTACTATTCTTCGTACCCCATGCGACGGCGAATTTCTTAAGTCCTATTCGAAAGAAATACGACATCGCGTCCGCAGGCACCTTATTTCGCTGTGCTGCCGCTGATTGATAGTAGTTGCAGACGGCGACCGTGTGGAATTTAGCAAGCAGCATCAGTATCGTAAATATAGAAGgccaaaataaaatatttgttcaaACATGAAACAGGTATTTGTTACATTAGGTGTGCTATTACGTTAGCCCGGGCTTTACCTCCTGCAATATTTTAATTTAATTGCGATTTTCTCCACACGCAGTTGCGAAACACGCATGCATTCCTCCATGCACGCATGTGTCAGGATACGAACTCGCCATTTGCTGAACATCTGGGGTATTTGCTGACTGCAGCGTCACCTGTGCGCAGGAAAACAAGCCAACTAATGTTTGTGTGTGCCGCTTAGCTCAAGATGACGCGAGCAGTGTTTTTACGTTTGTGGCTTACATATTGGAGACTGCCGTAGAACTCTCCGACCGTTCTTGATAAATACTTCTCCTAATTCTTGCTACGGCAACTCGCGCAATGATAGCGACGATTTCAGCGATTGTGAGCGTTTTCCGTTGTCGCTCCCAGGTGACGCATCGGCTTGCTACTCTCGCGGATTCGTCCACGCGCAAATCCGGGTTTCGGGATGACTGAGTCTCGGCGGtcggtatgattgaagaactctgtcTGACTCTTCTGCACACTACGGACGTAACCTGTCGTTGAGCCGTAGAACTAGGAAAGGAATTTAGCTGGTCTTCTCTGCTGCCACAGCTGTAACAACCACTACTGTGACAGCTGCACCGACGAAACAGCAACAGTGCAGTAAATGACGGGAGTCTGGTGGGCGTCATGAAAGTCGGCAAGTTCCTTCGGAGCTAAGTTTCGTGCACCTGTCATGGCGTTTCTGTGCCCTGTGAGAATACGACGAGGGAAACGAAAGAAAGGTGATCTACTGTCATAAACATCTCTCCTTCCTGAGCACCGTTCTACTTTATATCGCCAACTTGATGTAAGCGCAACAGCTTGGCGGCTCTACAGAAGCCATTGTCTGATAACGATGGTATTGCCCTGTGGGATGCGAGTGTGTGATGAACCGGTCACATGTCAAGTCTAAAAATCTACAGCCGTGTTTTTTTCCTGCTTGCTTTGGCTCTTCATTGGTGAAGCTGCCAATTCCACATCGCACCTTACTTCGAAATCGCACAGCCGTAGGCTTGTTTAAGCAACTTTGCCTGCATACTTCTGAAGCTTGTCTTCTTGGTTATAGTGGGTAAAGTAAAATTTGGTACCAAGCATGATATTGAGATTATTTGAGCATTGTCCCTTGAACAATGTGATATGCTCTACGGAGTGCAGTGAAGTTTGCCCGtgccaaaagggggggggggggagaggagcgGTGACCTACCCCGTGCCACTGAGTGGTAGCCAAGCTACCATAACGTTCCGAAAATGGCCGTGCATCAGCTGCTCATACAGTTGCCGGATATGTCCCCCTTGGGGAACACGCGTTTGATAGACCCATTCGAATGAGCGCCCCCATTCGCCAAGCGCGCTTACGTGCGCCAAAAGCATCTttttgagggaaagccaactttaCGGGTGCGCGTGTGCTGGCGCCTTCAGCGCCACCACGGCCGCCACCGCTGTCCCAAGTACACTGCGCCGGCGGTGAGGCAGTGCTGTGGTGGAGTGTTGTGTTGTCACTGATGCTAAATATCTTAAGTTGGGGGACACGAACCATTTCCATAGTGAAAACTCGGAAAGCTCGTTGCCTCTCTTccttcccggccccagcacgaatgCTTTCGAGAAGTTGTTGAgatgcgtagccaagagggggtgaGCGAGTGTAGGTAGTGGCCTCCCCTCTTTGGCAGTCGATAGAAAGGGGGGATGTCtcattgccatggaaagactttctttcgaacaattacgccttgcccccccccaccctcgagGAAAAATCCTGGCCACGTGTCTGCTGTGCACATATGGTATCACCGCCATCTTGGACTTTTGAAGGCTTGGGCGGACGCGTTCCTTTGTGGGCTTCACCTCGCGTAAAAGGGCGACGGACAACTGACGAAGACTTCAATTCGTATGTTGAGCGTTTCGAGCATTCCTTCGTTGGCATCGTGTGTGCGTCTGGGTTACTACAACATCTGGCGACAAGCGATGGCGTCGGATCCCTAGCTATCATCGGCACCATGCGTCGGGCCTGCGTCTGTCCTGCGTCTCGCTGGCTACAGAGTGGCTCAAGATGTCGAAGTTTTGGGAATTTGACTCTTACGTCGAGGGAGGTGACGAAGACTTCAGTTCGTATGTTGAGTGTTTCGAGCATTTCTTCGTTGGCATCGAGTGTGCGTCTGGGTTACTACAACATCGAGGACAGCAGGCTCTCTGGATAGCCGCTCTCCTTGAGCCTCTGAGCTGGGTCAGGATCTTCCGTTATGTGGATGATTTCCTGGTGATATTCAGAGCCCAACCAGAGGGAGCCTCGTGCTAAGTGGAAAGAATTTTCAACTATGTTCCGGTCCTATTTCCTGGGCCTTACCTTCACCCCGGAGCTACCAGTCGAAGGTAAGATTCGCTTCCTGGACATGGAAATATACTTTGACCGAGACCATACATGTTGGTCCTATGCACCATGCTTGAAGAAGCTCCTACTACCGTTTTTGTACAACCACTCCAAAATTGTGAAACCAGCCATCACTTGTGGGGCTCTCAGAAATGCCCTTGTTCGCTGCTGCCACCACTCGGTCGCTGGCACTTACGGGTCGCAACTTCAGAGGCTTAAGGAGAGTGGCTATCCGGAGAGCCTGCTGTCCTCGTCCGTCGCCCATTTGCGTGAGGTAATGTCCATGAAGGAACGCGTCCGCACAAGCCTTCAAAAGTCCAAGATGGTGGTGATACCGTGTGTGCACAGTGTGTCCCACCGTATCAAGAAGGCCGCCGGGCGAGCGGAGGTGCAAGTGGTTTTCTCGGCCCCAACAAGCTGAGCTCCCTATGCCAGAAGGTTAATGAGACGCTCTTtcccctgtgcttcttcgtccttctttcggTGTTCTAGGCGTCTAGATTTTTCCCTAGTTAATGAGACGGCTTTGAACAGAAAGGAATGTGTTAAGAAGCATTCAACGAACTATGTTCCCTGCAAGTGTGAAGTGATGTATGAGATTCTGACGACCTGTGAGAGAGCCTATATCGGGCAAACGGCAGGGACCTAACTTGCAGCCGgcaggtccctgccggcggcaagttatctttttgttcactttactttcttcacactttattatAATTACaagaaataacatcccctgtactttcaatggcattattgcctgttagatCTCATTAAATTGtgtctaagaaacgagcccttaaaagtcattgtctttccttcattcatagcgagggtctcgttctggcagacttgatgccttcaggtagtatgcgagagattattggtcagctgccagctcgtaaaaagataacgtgctacatgacgccaacaggcagaaaaagagtgttccacactcaccgctatggctgcgactggcgctgactcacactccttggtttaaatgcacatatatacccgataaagtgggcgggaggatgaccgccgccatagctcagtggtagagcatcggacgcgttatttgaaggtcgcaggttcagtccctgctggcggtaagttatctttttgtccactttactttcttcacactttatcctaattacaacaaataacatccgctatactttctttggcgttattgtctgttggttctcattaatattgtgtctagcagggatgcaacagctgcgccattttgatacagttttgtttttctgcgccgaaaccacgatatttgTCGAA comes from the Rhipicephalus sanguineus isolate Rsan-2018 chromosome 6, BIME_Rsan_1.4, whole genome shotgun sequence genome and includes:
- the LOC119397043 gene encoding adrenodoxin-like protein 2, mitochondrial — encoded protein: MLLAKFHTVAVCNYYQSAAAQRNKVPADAMSYFFRIGLKKFAVAWGTKNSRNCLTSLHGAIALASNRHIATTFPVRRKETFDVTFVRESGEKVGAVGKVGDSLLDVIINNHLDFDGFGACEGTLACSTCHLIFKPEDFERLKEHPSDEELDMLDLAYGLCETSRLGCQVYLTKELSGMEIKVPAGVNDARGTDT